A part of Aspergillus flavus chromosome 1, complete sequence genomic DNA contains:
- a CDS encoding GPR/FUN34 family protein has translation MAAEQDPQAFEKDFGNNSDGINGAAPTHQLSAEDTARAAARFGYGPLAHVNTAEAQLRPFGGEFQPGLYKSVEHRKFGNPAPLGLSAFALTTFVLSAINMGTRDIAEPNIVVALAFGYGGLVQLLAGMWEMAVGNTFGATALSSYGGFWLAFAIILTPGGFEIADALGGAGTPQFDNSFGLFLFGWFIFTTILLFCTLRSTVAFFLLFFFLDLTFLLLGIGYLHRNSEGKPNPPVIKAGGFFGLLAAFAAWYNALAGIADNSNSFFILPVAHFPWSPTARSRKTERETA, from the exons ATGGCCGCTGAACAAGATCCCCAAGCGTTCGAGAAGGACTTCGGAAACAACTCCGATGGTATCAACGGAGCTGCTCCCACCCACCAGCTGTCCGCTGAGGACACAGCCAGGGCTGCTGCGCGCTTCGGATATGGCCCTCTCGCTCACGTCAACACCGCTGAGGCTCAACTGCGTCCCTTCGGTGGTGAGTTCCAACCCGGTCTGTACAAGTCGGTCGAGCACCGCAAGTTCGGTAACCCAGCCCCTCTGGGCCTGTCTGCTTTCGCCCTCACCACTTTCGTGCTGAGCGCGATCAACATGGGTACGCGCGACATCGCTGAGCCCAACATTGTGGTCGCTTTAGCTTTCGGCTATGGTGGTCTTGTTCAATTGCTTGCTGGCATGTG GGAAATGGCCGTTGGAAATACCTTTGGTGCCACCGCTCTGTCTTCTTATGGTGGTTTCTGGCTTGCTTTCGCCATCATCCTGACCCCAGGTGGATTTGAGATTGCGGACGCTCTCGGAGGCGCTGGTACACCACAGTTCGATAACTCTTTTGGATTGTTCCTCTTT GGATGGTTCATCTTCACCACTATCCTGCTGTTCTGCACCTTGAGGTCCACCgtagccttcttcttgctgttcttcttcctggacCTCACCTTCTTGCTCCTCGGTATTGGTTATCTCCACCGTAACTCCGAGGGCAAGCCCAACCCCCCCGTCATCAAGGCCGGTGGCTTCTTCGGTCTCTTGGCGGCATTTGCAGCTTGGTATAACGCCCTCGCCGGTATTGCggacaacagcaacagcttcttcatcctccccgTCGCCCATTTCCCCTGGTCTCCCACTGCCCGCAGTCGCAAGACCGAGCGCGAGACCGCTTAG
- a CDS encoding NADH:flavin oxidoreductase/NADH oxidase family protein, whose amino-acid sequence MASKLFSPLQVGRMQLAHRITMAPLTHFRNDDDHVPLPIVKEHYEQRGSVPGTLLITEATLISPRAGGYPNVPGIWSEAQIAAWRTVTDAVHAKGSYIFMQLWALGRVANPANLQKAGYDLVSSSAVPATPEGAVPRALTEDEIRDYIRDYAQAAKNAIAAGFDGVEIHGANGYLIDQFTQDTVNQRTDSWGGSVENRARFALEVTKAVTEAIGAERTGIRFSPFSTFQGMRMADPVPQFEYLAQKTKEFKLAYVHLVEPRIAGNTEVDEPSADSLDFFFRAYEKAGPIMVAGGYKAESAKEAVDSQYKDYDTLVAMGRPFTSNPDLPFKVKAGIPLRAYEREKFYLVKDPKGYTDYEFSEEFKSAQVAA is encoded by the coding sequence atggcCTCGAAACTTTTCTCCCCCCTTCAAGTCGGGCGCATGCAGCTCGCCCATCGCATCACGATGGCCCCGTTAACACACTTCCGAAACGATGACGACCATGTCCCCCTCCCCATAGTCAAGGAACACTACGAACAGCGCGGTTCCGTCCCCGGAACCCTCCTCATCACGGAAGCGACCCTCATTTCTCCTCGCGCCGGCGGCTACCCCAATGTCCCCGGGATCTGGAGTGAGGCGCAGATCGCCGCATGGCGCACCGTCACCGACGCCGTGCACGCCAAGGGCTCCTACATCTTCATGCAGCTCTGGGCGCTGGGCCGTGTCGCTAACCCGGCCAACCTGCAGAAGGCCGGCTACGACCTCGTCTCTAGTAGCGCTGTGCCTGCGACCCCCGAGGGCGCTGTTCCCCGGGCATTGACCGAGGATGAGATCCGCGACTATATCCGCGACTACGCGCAGGCCGCGAAGAACGCCATCGCGGCTGGGTTCGACGGAGTTGAGATCCACGGCGCGAACGGGTACCTGATTGATCAGTTTACGCAGGATACCGTCAACCAGCGGACGGATAGCTGGGGCGGTAGCGTTGAGAACCGCGCCCGGTTCGCGTTGGAGGTCACCAAGGCTGTGACGGAGGCCATTGGCGCGGAGAGGACGGGTATTCGCTTCAGTCCCTTCAGTACCTTCCAGGGTATGCGCATGGCGGACCCCGTCCCACAGTTCGAGTATCTGGcgcagaagacgaaggagtTCAAGCTGGCTTATGTGCATCTGGTGGAGCCTCGCATTGCGGGTAACACGGAGGTTGATGAGCCCAGTGCGGACTcgttggatttctttttccgtgCTTATGAGAAGGCTGGTCCGATCATGGTGGCCGGTGGGTATAAGGCTGAGTCGGCCAAGGAGGCTGTCGACTCTCAGTACAAGGATTATGATACCCTTGTTGCTATGGGACGGCCTTTTACTTCGAACCCGGATTTGCCTTTCAAGGTCAAGGCCGGTATTCCTTTGAGGGCCTATGAGAGGGAGAAGTTCTACCTGGTTAAGGATCCTAAGGGATACACTGATTACGAATTTAGCGAGGAGTTCAAGTCTGCGCAGGTTGCTgcttga
- a CDS encoding triadin: MKRLYVSNDIYCSYFLTTIALLYLFSCFSLLDLHLPNTPTDMLYRNHHIVSIIYKKIFNAASKEYFPPSIETTLFPNQKDQAILGKSASPKICALSSPRRRFSIMASNREERLQMRQRGAGTRKIKEVNFGFSFGFAPPPEEPPQAASQHADVDISIEPPAAPQPPSPSENTQHPLLSPERQLPPSQDSGQLRTPGGARNSLPERPSTFDIPEDDALDLGRSGKRRRIEPPGQSSRVSVEPEVTQQEKRDSPVLQNGVQTSAPVPSKPTEPRDEHLTMQTTTDITQASKEAPDSTTAIVWDNPAAEAPTLEDERSDRNDVHQEPTEPQRESSRADGTPAFEDSTNGKRKRRGSSADQRRSQSIERPETETESTQQPGPREPSLDTNRDKSMEADSPKSQSGRRSRGRPRTSAQSSPAMDEGSTQHEAASTESMPGESIPTQQQTTKRPRGRKAKELTEDSLASETQNGQPLDEGNVPEEEDSAASGGSRQLRQKSKATNHIQKQVGRPGKRALDPPESVEAPGPAGEKRKQRKQAEPEPEPEPDVESEGPKEPKPIGEKRKRGRRSEEEPELQPQSEPHNEPEVPKEPKPATERRKRRKRSDQEQEPEPEVEPEPEVSRDPELATERRKRGRRARGEREPEPEPEGQPEVPKEPEPVTEKRKRRRRSDQGPEPEVEPETQAEPDPKSSREPKPAGEKRKRGRRSKEEREPEPEPERQPEAPEEPEPASAPKRGRGRPSLSNTGPEVTQREEDPAAQNENQEEASRTTRRKPRQPRGETVPVTVHRLANIASLGGHVQPSELSDEEEESADELSTRQKTKLPSRGGVNVADVLSQICRETLEKTLTTLKNGISNEGNAARRSEWTTKKKAVEAFGTELEGRLFELSEMLDSNFVLGVKLKTAKREMMDMRSRLYQLRKEREGVALQMDAVRRKHSKEENASLARTNINNSLHSLDLALERSRNRPADGSDDSGSSEPSLTVGLEFMLRNVADNVSSRAPGAQGGLLNQIKAFNAQLEAAARTLES; this comes from the exons ATGAAACGGCTCTATGTGTCAAACGATATATATTGTTCCTATTTCCTTACCACCATTGCTCTACTATaccttttttcttgttttagTCTTCTGGATCTCCATCTACCAAATACACCTACCGATATGCTCTATAGAAATCACCACATTGTTTCAATTATATACAAAAAGATATTCAACGCAGCGAGCAAAGAATACTTCCCGCCAAGCATTGAGACCACGCTTTTCCCGAACCAGAAAGACCAGGCTATTTTGGGAAAGTCAGCATCCCCGAAA ATTTGCGCGTTGAGCTCGCCGAGGCGCCGCTTCTCGATTATGGCCTCCA ATCGAGAGGAGCGGCTGCAAATGCGGCAGCGCGGCGCTGG GACACGTAAGATCAAGGAAGTGAATTTTGGCTTCTCTTTTGGTTTCGCTCCCCCGCCCGAAGAGCCGCCACAAGCCGCGTCGCAACACGCCGATGTTGACATTTCCATCGAACCCCCCGCCGCACCACAGCCACCTTCACCTTCGGAGAATACGCAACATCCTTTGTTATCGCCAGAAAGGCAGCTTCCACCATCACAAGACAGTGGACAGCTCCGAACTCCAGGCGGGGCGCGTAACTCGCTCCCCGAGCGACCCTCAACATTCGACATACCGGAAGATGATGCGTTGGACCTCGGGCGAAGTGGCAAGCGAAGGAGGATTG AGCCCCCTGGCCAGAGCTCAAGAGTATCCGTCGAGCCAGAAGTCACGCAACAGGAAAAACGAGATTCGCCGGTTCTCCAAAATGGCGTTCAGACAAGCGCGCCTGTGCCTAGCAAGCCTACGGAACCACGCGACGAACACTTAACCATGCAAACTACTACAGATATTACCCAGGCATCCAAAGAAGCGCCTGATTCAACCACCGCGATAGTGTGGGACAACCCGGCAGCTGAGGCGCCCACTCTAGAGGATGAACGTTCAGATCGGAACGATGTGCATCAAGAGCCCACGGAGCCCCAGAGAGAGTCGTCGAGGGCTGATGGAACGCCAGCGTTTGAAGACAGCACGAACGGCAAGCGGAAACGACGAGGGTCTAGTGCTGATCAGCGACGGTCCCAGAGTATTGAGCGGCCGGAGACCGAGACTGAGAGTACGCAGCAGCCAGGACCACGGGAACCATCGTTGGACACGAATCGTGATAAATCCATGGAAGCGGACTCCCCTAAATCACAGTCTGGGAGACGGTCCAGAGGCCGGCCGCGAACATCAGCACAATCATCCCCAGCAATGGATGAGGGAAGCACGCAGCACGAGGCTGCCTCGACTGAAAGCATGCCGGGCGAGAGCATACCGACTCAGCAACAGACAACGAAAAGGCCCCGGGgtagaaaagcaaaagagcTGACGGAAGATTCTCTTGCCAGTGAAACACAAAATGGCCAGCCTCTGGATGAGGGTAATGTgccggaggaagaagattCGGCTGCATCTGGAGGGAGTCGCCAGTTGCGTCAAAAGTCAAAGGCGACGAATCACATACAAAAGCAAGTTGGACGCCCCGGCAAGAGAGCTCTTGACCCGCCAGAGAGTGTGGAGGCACCAGGACCAGCCggtgagaagagaaaacagagaaaacaGGCGgagcctgagcctgagcctgaACCAGATGTTGAATCAGAAGGTCCAAAGGAGCCCAAACCAATTGGCGAAAAGAGGAAACGAGGAAGGAGGTCAGAGGAGGAACCGGAGCTGCAGCCCCAGAGTGAGCCCCATAACGAGCCCGAGGTTCCAAAAGAACCCAAACCAGCTACCGAAAGGAGGAAACGGAGAAAGAGGTCAGATCAGGAGCAGGAGCCAGAACCGGAGGTGGAGCCCGAGCCTGAAGTTTCAAGAGATCCTGAACTAGCTACCGAGAGGAGGaaacgaggaagaagggCCAGAGGGGAGCGAGAGCCGGAACCAGAACCTGAGGGCCAACCCGAAGTCCCCAAAGAGCCAGAACCAGTTAccgagaagagaaaacggagaagaaggtcagACCAGGGACCGGAACCAGAGGTAGAACCGGAGACTCAGGCTGAGCCTGACCCCAAGTCTTCAAGGGAGCCAAAACCAGCTGGCGAAAAGAGGaagcgaggaagaaggtcaaAAGAGGAGCGGGAGCCGGAGCCAGAACCCGAGCGCCAACCCGAAGCCCCTgaagagccagagccagcTTCAGCTCCCAAACGTGGACGCGGCCGACCGTCACTATCCAATACGGGTCCTGAAGTCACACAGCGTGAGGAAGACCCTGCGGCTCAGAATGAAAATCAGGAAGAGGCTTCTCGCACTACTAGAAGGAAGCCCAGACAGCCTCGCGGAGAGACGGTTCCCGTAACTGTCCACCGTCTTGCTAATATCGCGTCGCTTGGAGGCCATGTTCAACCTTCTGAACTAtccgacgaggaggaggagtcTGCCGATGAGCTCTCGACGAGACAGAAAACCAAACTCCCTAGTAGGGGAGGCGTAAATGTCGCTGATGTTCTGAGTCAAATCTGCCGAGAAACACTAGAGAAGACGCTTACAACACTCAAAAACGGAATCTCCAACGAGGGAAATGCAGCACGGCGCTCAGAATGGACCACCAAGAAAAAGGCTGTGGAAGCATTCGGCACCGAGCTGGAAGGACGCCTTTTCGAACTGAGCGAAATGCTCGACAGTAATTTCGTATTGGGGGTCAAACTGAAAACGGCCAAGCGGGAAATGATGGATATGCGCAGCCGACTGTATCAACtacgaaaagaaagggagggcGTGGCATTGCAGATGGATGCAGTACGAAGGAAGCACTCGAAGGAGGAAAATGCAAGCCTG GCGCGCACTAACATCAACAATTCCCTACACAGCCTAGATCTAGCCCTCGAACGAAGCCGAAACCGACCTGCAGACGGCTCAGACGATTCAGGTTCGTCCGAACCATCTTTGACGGTTGGACTGGAGTTCATGCTCCGCAACGTTGCGGACAATGTGAGCTCCCGCGCCCCTGGAGCCCAAGGGGGTCTCTTGAACCAGATCAAGGCGTTCAATGCGCAGCTTGAGGCTGCCGCACGAACACTTGAGAGTTGA